A single genomic interval of Nostoc commune NIES-4072 harbors:
- a CDS encoding ferredoxin--nitrite reductase — protein sequence MTDTATTTTSLNKFEKFKAQKDGLAIRDEIEKFAALGWEAMDETDRDHRLKWVGVFFRPVTPGKFMMRLRMPNGILSSSQMRVLAEVVQRYGDDGCADITTRQNIQLRGIRIEDLPDIFNRFHAVGLTSVQSGMDNVRNITGDPVAGLDADELYDTRELVQQIQDMLTNKGEGNPEFSNLPRKFNIAIAGGRDNSVHAEINDLAFVPAFKEASRDWVLGTGEKSSQSPIPNPHYPLSPEGAPPSPIFGFNILVGGFFSAKRCEAAIPLNAWVLPEDVVAVCRAVLEVFRDHGSRANRQKSRLMWLIDEWGVEKFRAEVESRLGKLLLPAAAKDEINWEKRDHIGVYKQKQPGLNYAGLNIPVGRLYAEDMFEIARMAEVYGSGEIRFTVEQNIVIPNISDSRLATFLTEPLLERFSIAPGLLTRSLVSCTGAQFCNFALIETKNRALAMIKALEEDLTFTNPVRIHWTGCPNSCGQPQVADIGLMGTKTRKNGKTLEGVDIYMGGKVGKDAHLGTCVTKGIPCEDLQPVLQDLLIKNFGAKLKQEALLVRN from the coding sequence ATGACAGACACAGCAACTACCACTACTAGCCTCAACAAGTTCGAGAAATTCAAGGCTCAAAAAGATGGACTCGCTATCAGGGATGAGATAGAGAAATTTGCCGCCTTAGGGTGGGAAGCAATGGACGAAACCGATCGCGATCATCGACTCAAATGGGTAGGCGTGTTTTTTCGCCCAGTCACTCCAGGTAAGTTTATGATGCGGCTGCGGATGCCTAACGGTATTCTCAGCAGTAGTCAGATGCGTGTTTTAGCCGAAGTGGTGCAGCGTTACGGAGATGATGGCTGCGCTGATATTACTACGAGACAGAATATCCAATTACGGGGAATCAGAATTGAAGATTTACCAGATATCTTTAATAGATTTCACGCAGTTGGTTTAACCAGTGTCCAGTCAGGGATGGATAACGTTCGCAACATCACAGGCGATCCCGTGGCGGGGTTGGATGCAGATGAGTTGTACGACACACGAGAGTTGGTACAGCAAATTCAAGACATGCTCACCAACAAAGGCGAAGGGAACCCAGAGTTTAGCAACTTACCACGGAAGTTTAATATTGCGATCGCAGGTGGACGAGACAATTCAGTTCATGCTGAAATTAACGATTTAGCTTTTGTTCCAGCATTTAAGGAAGCGAGTAGGGACTGGGTACTTGGTACTGGGGAAAAATCTTCCCAATCCCCAATCCCCAATCCCCATTACCCCTTATCCCCAGAGGGGGCCCCACCTTCCCCAATATTCGGCTTTAATATCCTTGTGGGTGGCTTTTTCTCAGCTAAACGTTGTGAGGCGGCGATTCCTTTAAATGCTTGGGTACTTCCCGAAGATGTAGTCGCTGTATGCAGAGCAGTTTTGGAGGTATTTCGTGACCACGGGTCGCGTGCTAATCGGCAAAAATCCCGCTTGATGTGGCTAATTGATGAATGGGGTGTAGAAAAGTTTCGCGCAGAAGTAGAAAGCCGTTTGGGTAAATTATTATTACCCGCAGCCGCAAAAGACGAGATCAACTGGGAAAAACGTGACCATATTGGAGTATATAAACAAAAACAACCAGGATTAAATTACGCAGGTTTGAACATTCCCGTCGGGCGGCTGTATGCCGAAGATATGTTTGAAATTGCCCGTATGGCAGAAGTTTATGGCAGTGGCGAAATCCGGTTTACAGTTGAGCAAAACATCGTTATCCCCAACATTTCTGACTCGCGTTTAGCAACATTTTTAACAGAGCCTTTGCTGGAGAGGTTTTCTATTGCTCCAGGTTTGCTGACGCGATCGCTAGTATCCTGCACAGGCGCACAATTTTGCAACTTTGCCCTCATCGAAACCAAAAACCGCGCCTTGGCAATGATTAAAGCCTTAGAAGAAGACTTAACCTTCACCAATCCAGTCCGAATTCACTGGACAGGTTGCCCCAACTCATGCGGACAGCCCCAAGTTGCAGACATCGGCTTGATGGGAACTAAGACTCGCAAAAATGGCAAAACCTTAGAAGGCGTTGACATATATATGGGTGGCAAAGTCGGCAAAGATGCTCATTTAGGAACTTGCGTCACCAAAGGCATACCATGCGAAGACTTGCAGCCAGTATTACAAGACTTACTCATCAAAAACTTCGGGGCAAAACTCAAGCAAGAAGCCTTACTAGTTAGGAACTGA
- the ltrA gene encoding group II intron reverse transcriptase/maturase, whose protein sequence is MQKSNTRQIAPKPNKNGFLPLKTNPIRTVLSNESMVEWKHINWRKLERRVFKLQKRIYKASRRGDVKAFRRLQRTLMNSWAAKCLSVRRVTQDNQGKKTAGVDGVKSLSPEARLILVTKIKPKSKVKPTRRVWIPKPGTDEKRPLGIPVMNDRALQALFKLALEPEWEARFEPNSYGFRPGRSCHDAREAIFQAIVQKSKFVLDADIAKCFDRIDHEALLRKLNTSPTIRRQIRAWLKAGVMDGKQLFPTSEGTPQGGVISPLLANIALHGMEERINKAFPEMSQTMRETWYHKKGTKFRSPQVIRYADDFVILHKDITVVQRCREIISEWLIDMGLELKLSKTRLTHTLNKYGSEKPGFNFLGFNIRQWKVGKYHSKQGFKTIITPSKEKQKIHYDRIASIIDDHKAAPQMALISRLNPVITGWSNYYSTSVSKVIFADLDNLMYPKLKAWAQHRHPKKSRGWVTKKYWQTIGGDNWVFATRQEGKNPLRLRSHAETKIIRHVKVKGEASPYDGNLIYWSSRMGEHPETTTRVATLLKKQKGKCTHCRMYFREEDVLEIDHKIPKSLGGKDDYKNLQILHRHCHDEKTTVDGSVVKYA, encoded by the coding sequence ATGCAAAAGTCTAATACACGACAAATTGCTCCTAAACCTAACAAAAACGGTTTTCTTCCCCTGAAGACTAACCCAATTAGAACGGTTTTGAGTAATGAATCGATGGTGGAATGGAAACACATCAACTGGCGTAAGTTGGAAAGACGTGTTTTTAAGTTGCAAAAACGAATTTACAAAGCATCTCGTCGTGGTGATGTCAAAGCATTTCGCAGACTCCAGAGGACGTTGATGAATTCCTGGGCAGCAAAGTGTCTATCGGTTCGTCGGGTTACACAAGATAACCAGGGCAAAAAGACAGCAGGGGTGGACGGTGTTAAATCACTATCCCCAGAAGCTCGTTTGATACTGGTTACAAAAATAAAACCTAAGTCAAAGGTGAAACCGACACGACGGGTTTGGATTCCCAAACCAGGAACGGATGAGAAACGACCTTTGGGTATTCCCGTAATGAACGACCGAGCCTTGCAAGCGCTGTTCAAACTGGCATTAGAGCCGGAATGGGAAGCACGATTTGAGCCTAACTCATACGGGTTCAGACCTGGGCGCTCATGTCATGATGCAAGAGAGGCAATATTCCAAGCAATTGTGCAGAAAAGTAAATTTGTGCTTGATGCCGACATTGCAAAATGCTTCGACCGCATCGACCATGAAGCACTGCTAAGAAAATTAAATACATCTCCCACCATCCGCCGACAAATTCGAGCATGGTTAAAAGCGGGGGTAATGGATGGTAAGCAGTTGTTTCCAACATCTGAGGGTACGCCACAGGGTGGGGTAATCTCTCCGCTACTAGCTAACATCGCCCTTCACGGGATGGAAGAACGGATAAATAAGGCATTCCCAGAAATGTCTCAAACCATGAGGGAAACTTGGTATCACAAAAAAGGTACAAAGTTCAGAAGCCCTCAAGTTATCCGATATGCCGATGACTTTGTGATTCTCCACAAAGACATAACCGTTGTCCAAAGATGCAGGGAGATAATCTCTGAATGGTTAATAGACATGGGTCTGGAATTGAAGCTTTCTAAAACACGTCTAACCCACACTTTAAATAAGTATGGGTCAGAAAAACCAGGTTTTAACTTCCTTGGTTTTAACATAAGACAGTGGAAAGTGGGTAAATACCACTCAAAACAAGGCTTCAAGACAATCATCACCCCAAGCAAGGAAAAGCAAAAGATACATTACGACCGAATAGCAAGTATCATCGATGACCATAAAGCAGCGCCACAAATGGCGTTAATCAGCCGACTAAATCCGGTAATAACAGGATGGTCTAACTACTATTCAACATCAGTAAGCAAGGTTATCTTTGCTGACCTAGATAATCTCATGTATCCAAAGCTAAAGGCTTGGGCGCAACACCGCCACCCCAAGAAATCCAGGGGATGGGTAACAAAGAAATATTGGCAAACCATAGGTGGTGATAATTGGGTATTCGCAACCAGGCAAGAGGGTAAAAACCCGTTGCGGTTACGGTCACACGCGGAAACAAAAATTATTCGGCATGTGAAAGTTAAAGGCGAAGCTAGTCCTTATGATGGCAACCTAATTTACTGGAGTTCAAGAATGGGAGAACACCCAGAAACGACTACGAGAGTAGCAACACTCTTAAAGAAACAAAAAGGGAAGTGTACCCACTGCCGAATGTACTTTCGAGAGGAAGATGTACTGGAGATTGACCACAAAATCCCCAAAAGTTTGGGAGGTAAAGACGATTATAAAAATCTCCAGATATTACACAGACACTGCCACGATGAAAAGACAACTGTAGATGGTTCAGTTGTGAAGTACGCATGA
- a CDS encoding ubiquinol-cytochrome c reductase iron-sulfur subunit, giving the protein MKRRDFINWVGLGLIASSLPVAIAACSSQTTPVSRDWQTVGTSAELDKTGQLLAKNSPAGPVLVVGTSKGANLTAVNPTCTHAGCTVGWKAEAKKFACPCHGSEYGVDGKVLKGPATEALKTYAAKIEGNSVVVKPS; this is encoded by the coding sequence ATGAAACGTCGTGATTTTATTAATTGGGTAGGTTTGGGTTTGATAGCGAGTTCTCTACCTGTAGCGATCGCAGCCTGTTCTTCTCAAACAACTCCAGTATCTAGGGATTGGCAAACAGTCGGTACATCGGCAGAATTAGATAAAACTGGTCAATTGCTAGCGAAAAACTCACCTGCTGGGCCTGTATTAGTAGTCGGTACATCTAAAGGCGCAAATCTGACAGCAGTTAACCCTACCTGTACTCACGCAGGTTGCACAGTGGGATGGAAAGCTGAGGCAAAAAAATTCGCCTGTCCTTGTCATGGTTCAGAATATGGAGTTGATGGTAAGGTGCTAAAAGGCCCAGCTACAGAAGCGCTTAAAACTTATGCCGCTAAAATTGAAGGTAATTCAGTTGTAGTCAAGCCTAGTTAA
- a CDS encoding HEAT repeat domain-containing protein → MVSNINQLLVQAQTAYDAADWSSLIEYLQQLILGSDLQHPEVVKNRQHLLTLAISMLEMGDFQQRWEITKVLTNLGNIAIPPLIEILEDEDAEEELRWYAARTLGEFQQPEVIAPLVELLKTDEDEELKAIAATALGQMGTVAITSLTELLADEDTRLLAVRSLSCIPQIETITPLLSIVQDSQATIRTAAIEALSSFHDERVPPILLNALDDIAATVRRAAVLGLGFRPDLREALDLVTRLQPRLYDFNLDVCCAAAVSLSRMGCDDAAQQLFKLLISPHTPLPLQLETIRALSWLGTLSSLEYLQTAFNQITSETLWQEIVTVLGRVQKPQTTLAVEVLLQILRLQHPATEIVSVKSAIALSLGQLGEIQAIEPLISLLADSDASVRLHAIAALKNLDGEAIYQQLQQLAKNTALTPDLQQGIAIALAEW, encoded by the coding sequence ATGGTGAGTAATATCAACCAGCTTTTGGTGCAAGCCCAGACAGCATACGATGCAGCTGATTGGTCATCACTAATTGAATATTTACAACAATTAATTTTAGGGTCAGACTTACAACATCCAGAGGTAGTTAAAAATCGACAACATCTGCTGACATTAGCAATTTCAATGTTAGAGATGGGAGATTTTCAACAACGCTGGGAAATCACCAAAGTTTTGACTAACTTGGGAAATATTGCGATCCCGCCACTCATTGAGATATTAGAAGACGAAGATGCAGAGGAAGAATTACGCTGGTATGCAGCACGAACTTTGGGTGAATTTCAGCAGCCAGAAGTGATCGCACCCTTAGTTGAATTGTTGAAAACCGATGAGGATGAAGAACTCAAAGCGATCGCAGCTACAGCACTCGGACAAATGGGTACTGTTGCAATTACTTCACTAACTGAACTTCTAGCAGATGAAGATACACGGCTTTTAGCAGTGCGATCGCTTTCCTGCATTCCACAAATAGAAACCATCACACCGCTATTGAGTATAGTACAAGATTCACAAGCAACAATCCGCACCGCCGCAATTGAAGCCCTCAGCAGTTTTCATGACGAACGTGTACCACCAATCTTGTTAAACGCTTTGGATGATATCGCTGCTACAGTCAGGCGTGCAGCAGTCCTTGGTTTAGGTTTTCGCCCCGACTTACGCGAAGCATTAGATTTGGTGACGAGATTGCAACCTAGGCTTTACGACTTTAATCTAGATGTTTGTTGTGCAGCCGCAGTTTCCCTTTCCCGAATGGGTTGTGATGACGCAGCCCAGCAATTATTTAAGCTGCTAATATCACCCCATACACCGCTACCACTGCAATTAGAAACCATCCGCGCTTTAAGTTGGCTGGGGACGTTATCTAGTTTGGAATATTTGCAAACAGCGTTTAATCAAATCACTTCAGAGACACTTTGGCAAGAAATTGTTACAGTTTTGGGGCGAGTGCAAAAGCCGCAAACTACACTAGCCGTAGAAGTATTATTGCAAATCCTGCGATTGCAACATCCAGCCACAGAAATTGTCAGTGTCAAAAGTGCGATCGCTTTATCTTTAGGACAGTTAGGCGAAATACAAGCTATTGAACCATTAATTTCGCTGCTAGCTGATTCTGATGCATCGGTGAGACTACATGCGATCGCAGCACTGAAAAATTTGGATGGGGAAGCCATATATCAACAATTGCAGCAGTTAGCAAAAAATACCGCACTTACACCAGATTTACAACAAGGAATAGCGATCGCTTTGGCTGAGTGGTAA
- a CDS encoding BrnT family toxin encodes MEFEWNPDKAALNLEKHGISFPEAATVFNDPLSVTFPDPDHSIGESRYIIIGVSRFGQLLVVAHTDRGEKVRIISARKATRKEKRFYEERN; translated from the coding sequence ATGGAATTTGAATGGAACCCAGACAAAGCGGCGTTAAACCTTGAGAAACATGGTATTTCCTTTCCCGAAGCCGCAACAGTGTTTAACGACCCCCTATCTGTCACCTTTCCCGATCCTGACCACTCTATTGGAGAAAGTCGTTATATTATCATTGGTGTATCTAGGTTTGGACAACTCTTAGTCGTTGCACACACTGATCGAGGAGAAAAAGTACGAATTATCAGCGCTCGAAAAGCCACCCGTAAGGAGAAAAGGTTTTATGAAGAAAGAAATTGA
- a CDS encoding LysR family transcriptional regulator, which yields MRLEQLQAFLAIAQTGSFQQAARTSGVTQSTISRQIQALEADLGIELFHRTNHAKLTLGGECLLPRARKICQEWQTATEELADLIAGKQPELCIAAIHSICGSYLPPVLQKFCHDYPDVQLRVTSLGSDRALKVLKDGLVDLAIVMNNRFLTTGREMLVEVLYDEPIEVLTAANHPLAQYEVVPWSELIRYPQVVFKDGYGMQRLIQDRFERMEATLQAALEVNTLDAFRGVVRQGELIALLPQSALMEARLDPTLAIRSLASNNTSGLADSSSLTRRVVMVTTQDRLQIPPIKHFWQLVRENIPSQIDQERSAS from the coding sequence ATGCGCCTAGAGCAGTTGCAAGCCTTTCTGGCGATCGCACAAACCGGCAGCTTTCAACAAGCAGCGCGAACATCTGGTGTTACCCAATCGACAATTAGTCGTCAAATCCAAGCATTAGAAGCAGATTTGGGTATAGAACTGTTTCACAGAACTAATCATGCAAAATTAACACTGGGAGGTGAATGTTTACTACCCCGTGCCCGGAAAATTTGCCAAGAATGGCAGACAGCTACAGAAGAATTAGCCGATTTAATCGCCGGAAAGCAGCCAGAACTTTGCATTGCCGCGATTCACTCAATATGCGGTTCTTACTTACCCCCAGTGTTACAAAAATTTTGTCATGATTATCCAGATGTGCAATTGCGGGTGACTTCATTAGGAAGCGATCGCGCTCTGAAAGTCCTCAAAGATGGATTGGTGGATTTAGCAATTGTGATGAATAATCGCTTCTTAACCACTGGTAGAGAAATGCTGGTAGAAGTACTTTATGATGAACCTATAGAAGTTCTAACCGCAGCCAATCATCCACTAGCCCAATATGAAGTAGTCCCTTGGTCGGAGCTAATTCGTTATCCCCAAGTGGTTTTTAAAGATGGTTATGGGATGCAACGTTTAATACAAGATAGATTTGAGCGAATGGAAGCTACACTCCAAGCAGCTTTAGAGGTAAATACCCTAGATGCCTTCCGAGGAGTGGTGCGCCAAGGAGAATTGATAGCTTTGCTACCTCAATCAGCATTAATGGAAGCTCGTCTTGACCCTACCCTAGCGATTCGTTCCTTAGCTAGCAATAATACTAGTGGTTTAGCAGATAGTTCCAGTTTGACGCGTCGGGTAGTTATGGTAACAACTCAAGATCGGCTTCAAATTCCTCCCATCAAACACTTTTGGCAACTAGTGCGCGAAAATATCCCATCACAAATTGACCAAGAGCGATCGGCTTCTTAA
- a CDS encoding anthranilate phosphoribosyltransferase family protein, with translation MSNIFRELLQKVGSGNHTGENLTRAEAATAIKMMLLGEATPAQIGAFLIAHRIKRPTGEELAGMLDAYYELGPKLQPILSRRPAIALGIPYDGRTRTAPISPVTALLLAAVGQPVVMHGGDRLPTKYGLPLIDIWQGLGVDWTSLPLAKTQQVFEQTGIGFIYLPQHFPLTNSIWEYRDQLGKRPPLATMELIWCPYAGDAHVIAGFVHPPTEGMFQIALGLRGITKFTLVKGLEGSCDLPRDRTAIISLSSSVASQEVERLHLVPRDYGFTTKNVPLGTTEELVANMQKVLAGEPGELMQTALWNGGFYLWRSGICPNMPEGLAKAEELLTNGAVAAKLQEISQI, from the coding sequence ATGAGCAATATATTTCGGGAATTACTGCAAAAAGTAGGTAGCGGAAACCACACAGGCGAGAATTTAACTCGCGCCGAAGCAGCCACGGCCATTAAAATGATGCTACTGGGTGAAGCTACACCAGCTCAAATCGGAGCGTTTTTGATTGCTCATCGAATCAAACGTCCTACGGGGGAAGAGTTAGCGGGAATGTTGGATGCGTATTATGAACTGGGGCCAAAACTGCAACCAATTCTCTCTCGGCGACCAGCGATCGCTCTTGGTATACCTTATGATGGCAGAACACGCACAGCACCAATTAGTCCGGTAACAGCTTTGCTACTCGCCGCAGTTGGACAACCAGTGGTAATGCACGGTGGCGATCGCCTCCCAACTAAGTACGGCTTACCTCTAATAGATATTTGGCAGGGTTTAGGAGTCGATTGGACTAGCTTACCACTAGCAAAAACCCAGCAAGTGTTTGAGCAAACGGGAATCGGCTTTATTTATCTACCTCAGCATTTTCCCTTAACTAACAGTATTTGGGAATACCGCGACCAACTTGGCAAACGTCCGCCATTGGCGACAATGGAGCTAATCTGGTGTCCTTATGCCGGGGATGCTCATGTAATTGCTGGGTTTGTGCATCCGCCGACAGAAGGGATGTTTCAAATAGCTTTGGGGTTGCGGGGAATAACAAAATTTACATTAGTGAAAGGATTGGAAGGTAGTTGTGATTTACCGCGCGATCGCACTGCGATTATCAGCTTATCTTCATCCGTAGCATCCCAAGAGGTAGAAAGATTGCACCTCGTACCGCGTGATTACGGCTTTACTACCAAGAACGTACCTCTTGGAACTACTGAAGAACTGGTGGCGAATATGCAAAAGGTTTTGGCAGGTGAACCAGGCGAACTAATGCAAACAGCCTTGTGGAATGGTGGATTTTACCTATGGCGGAGTGGTATTTGTCCAAATATGCCAGAGGGTTTAGCTAAGGCAGAAGAATTATTAACCAATGGTGCAGTAGCAGCTAAACTCCAAGAAATCAGTCAGATATAG
- a CDS encoding LCP family protein codes for MTIQRSSAEENQSGKASKSSKRIPLAHNSKSGRWLWFWVGMSGIAMVSATAGALLAVSLTSTPLQQAQLSPQDEAVFDSDRISGGVLRFSELTRPVNLLVMGMSVLPPDIQNPPEETKNLKYLPQVNSFDGLSDVMLLLKFDPETKKIIMLSIPRDTRTEIEGYGVKKINAANVDGGPALTARTVSNLLGGAGIDRYIRINVLGVAKLIDALGGVTVYVPKDMKYQDDSQHLYINLKAGKQHLNGNQALQLLRFRHDELGDIGRIQRQQMVIRALMDQTLNPATVTQLPKVLDVVKDHIDTNLTVEELVALMGFGVRTNRSNMQMLMLPGRFSEKGEFDASYWLPNKNGIARLMAQHFGLESEQEQQGTATDPHSLRVAIQDSTGGDRSNLRPLIRALEKSGYRNIYIAKAWGEPLEVTHIVAQQGDGESAELIRDTLGFGEVRVESTGNLGSDISIQVGQDWLQQKSILEKSLTP; via the coding sequence GTGACCATTCAAAGAAGTTCGGCGGAAGAAAACCAGTCGGGAAAAGCCTCAAAGTCTAGTAAAAGAATTCCCCTTGCCCATAACTCGAAATCCGGGCGTTGGCTGTGGTTTTGGGTAGGTATGAGTGGGATTGCAATGGTGTCAGCAACAGCAGGGGCGCTTTTGGCGGTGTCTTTGACTAGTACACCTTTGCAACAAGCCCAGCTAAGTCCACAGGATGAGGCGGTGTTTGATAGCGATCGCATTTCTGGAGGTGTGCTGCGATTTTCAGAATTAACCCGCCCGGTTAATCTCTTGGTTATGGGCATGAGCGTACTTCCCCCGGATATCCAAAATCCTCCCGAAGAAACCAAAAACCTCAAATACCTGCCCCAGGTAAACTCCTTTGATGGTCTTTCCGATGTCATGCTCTTGCTCAAATTTGATCCAGAGACGAAAAAAATAATTATGCTCTCTATCCCCAGAGATACCCGCACAGAAATCGAGGGGTATGGGGTGAAAAAAATTAATGCTGCCAATGTTGACGGTGGGCCAGCTTTAACTGCCAGAACCGTCAGTAATCTCTTAGGTGGCGCGGGAATTGATCGCTATATCCGAATTAACGTTTTGGGAGTTGCCAAGCTAATCGATGCTTTGGGTGGTGTGACTGTTTATGTCCCCAAAGATATGAAGTACCAAGATGATTCTCAACATTTGTACATCAATTTGAAGGCAGGTAAGCAGCATCTCAATGGCAATCAGGCACTGCAATTGCTGCGTTTTCGCCATGACGAACTCGGAGATATTGGTCGGATTCAACGGCAGCAAATGGTCATCCGTGCTTTGATGGATCAAACGCTCAACCCAGCGACTGTAACTCAATTACCTAAAGTTCTTGATGTAGTTAAAGACCACATTGATACCAACTTGACGGTTGAAGAATTAGTGGCGCTAATGGGTTTTGGGGTGCGAACAAATCGCTCTAATATGCAAATGTTAATGCTGCCAGGTCGCTTTAGCGAGAAAGGCGAGTTTGATGCTAGCTATTGGTTGCCTAACAAAAATGGTATTGCCAGACTCATGGCTCAACACTTTGGTTTGGAGTCAGAACAGGAACAACAAGGGACTGCGACTGACCCACACTCTTTGCGTGTAGCAATTCAAGATAGTACAGGTGGCGATCGCTCTAACCTGCGACCATTGATTAGAGCCTTGGAAAAATCTGGATATCGCAATATTTATATAGCCAAGGCATGGGGTGAACCTCTAGAGGTGACTCATATTGTCGCCCAGCAAGGAGATGGTGAAAGTGCCGAATTAATTCGTGACACTTTGGGGTTTGGTGAAGTACGTGTGGAAAGCACTGGCAACCTTGGTTCAGATATCAGTATTCAAGTAGGTCAGGATTGGTTGCAACAAAAATCTATTTTAGAGAAGTCGCTGACACCCTAA
- a CDS encoding AI-2E family transporter, which translates to MQTRKLLDWWQTFTPIARIGAIALFLPLLVLNGWALSVFFNYFHSLIVILVGASVLAFLLNYPVSWMEHHGARREQVAILVFLLALSILLALGVTLFPLALTQAQQLVARLPELIDSGRSQLMILNGKAETYGLPINLDALVVQINDRVKGQLQAIAGQVLNLAVVTVTSLLDILLTMVLTFYLLQHGGELWESLVEWLPTKFRDPFSKTVRLSFQNFFITQLILSTCMASALIPTFLWLKVPFGLLFGLTIGLMALVPFGGSVGIALTTLLVALQDFSMGVRVLIAAVIVQQILENLIAPRILGSFTGLNPVWILISVLTGARIGGLLGVIVAVPTAVVIKTTLNALRLGSLSSETDDSTTGEITASIAANQSSKADANNTLSISEATLP; encoded by the coding sequence ATGCAGACACGCAAGCTACTCGACTGGTGGCAAACATTTACACCAATAGCGCGAATCGGCGCGATCGCGTTATTCCTGCCGCTACTAGTTCTTAATGGTTGGGCACTTTCGGTATTTTTTAATTATTTCCATTCTCTCATAGTCATTTTAGTTGGAGCCTCAGTGCTAGCATTTCTGCTCAACTACCCCGTGAGCTGGATGGAGCATCATGGTGCTAGGCGAGAGCAAGTCGCTATTTTAGTATTTCTCTTGGCTTTGTCGATTTTATTAGCCTTGGGTGTGACACTTTTTCCATTGGCCCTTACCCAAGCTCAACAACTGGTGGCTCGTTTACCAGAGTTGATCGACTCTGGACGCTCTCAGTTAATGATATTAAACGGAAAAGCTGAGACTTATGGTTTACCGATTAACCTCGATGCTCTGGTAGTGCAAATCAACGATCGCGTCAAGGGACAATTGCAAGCGATCGCTGGACAAGTTTTAAATCTGGCAGTTGTTACAGTCACTAGCCTGCTAGATATACTCTTGACGATGGTTTTGACTTTCTACCTTTTACAGCATGGGGGTGAACTCTGGGAAAGTTTAGTAGAATGGTTACCCACTAAATTTCGCGATCCTTTTTCCAAAACAGTCCGCCTAAGCTTTCAAAATTTCTTTATTACCCAGCTAATTTTATCTACCTGTATGGCATCAGCCCTGATTCCTACATTTTTGTGGCTAAAAGTGCCATTTGGTCTCCTATTTGGCCTAACTATTGGTTTGATGGCTCTTGTCCCCTTTGGCGGTTCTGTAGGTATCGCTCTGACTACACTATTGGTAGCACTGCAAGATTTCTCAATGGGTGTGAGAGTCTTGATAGCAGCAGTAATTGTACAGCAAATTCTCGAAAACTTAATTGCCCCCCGAATTTTAGGCAGCTTTACTGGTTTAAATCCAGTGTGGATTTTAATTTCAGTCTTGACAGGGGCAAGAATTGGCGGACTCTTGGGTGTAATTGTGGCAGTACCTACAGCTGTTGTGATTAAGACTACTTTAAATGCCCTGCGTCTTGGGAGCTTAAGCAGCGAGACAGACGACAGCACCACAGGCGAGATAACTGCATCCATTGCAGCAAACCAATCCTCGAAAGCTGACGCTAACAACACATTGAGTATTTCTGAAGCGACATTACCTTAA